In Exiguobacterium sp. 9-2, the genomic window TATGATGAAGGAGTTTGAACAAGATGGTATCTGCCCTCGAGCAACAAAGTACAAAGATTTTATCCCGTCTGATTGCAACGTTGATTACAATTGCGCATCCGTTGATTTTCGTATTTGCCCAAATGAATTACGTTCCCATCAGTGTGTTCTATCAGTTTTTAGTCGGTGGTCTGATCTTGACGGTCGCGTTGCTGGTCGGCAACCGCCTCCTCGGACATCGTCCGAGTGGGAAATATGTTCAAGTGACATTAACGTATCTCGTCCTCGCCTTGGTTTTGACGACATTACCGTCCCTAAGTATCTGGACGATTGCTTATCTTTATTTGACGATTTCGATCGTCTATTTGATTCCGCGTCTCGTCGTTCTGGCTGGGATCTTCGGACTACTTGAAATGGCGTTATTCACAGCCAACGGTACGATTGTTTTTACGAACACATTTGACTTGATCGTCGCATATGTCATCTACTTGATGATCTTCTCAGCGGCTGTCTTCGTTGCCGTCTTCGGACGGAACGTCATGCTGGCAGTCCGCCAAGAACAGGAACGGTCGGAAGCTTACGCGGCAACATCGCAAGTCGCCCTTGAGCAAACGGCAGCAACGGCAACGGAAGTGACGACGTTCACAGAAGAGATGAGTGAGACGGTCGACGCGGCGAAGGATTCCTTCAGTCAGGTCGATCTAGCGATGCAACAGCTGGCAAGTGAAGCGGCAGGCAGCGTCCAAGCGATTCGTGAAATCCGTCAACTGAACGAACAACAAGTTAACCGGATGCAAGAGGTAACGGTATCAGTCGACCGTGCGCTCGAGCGGAGTTCGTCATCGCGGACAACAGCTGAACAAAGCAGGCAGACGATCGGTCTTGCCGGACAATCGCTGCAACAATTAACGACGAGCATGGATGAGTCGGTCACGTCGTTCGGACAGCTTGCTGGGCGTTTCCAGGAGATCGTCGCTATCACGTCGAGTATTAACGCGATTGCGACGCAAACGAATCTGCTTAGTCTTAACGCGTCGATCGAAGCGGCTCGCGCGGGCGAGTTCGGAAAAGGTTTTACGGTCGTTGCGCAAGAAATTCGTAATCTATCATCACAGACGGCAGAAGCGTCGAAGGAAATCAATACGATCATTGAACGTGTTGAGCAGGATGTTACGCAAACCGGAAACTCGATTCATGCCAGTACGACCTTGTTACGTGAACAGGAAGAACGGATGGCAGAGAGTCAATTGGCGCTACAGACGATTGAGACGAATACAACGGAAGTCGTCGGTTCGATCCAGTCGGCGCAGACTCAGTTCGCGACGATGACAAGTAGTCTTACTGCTATCACGACAGCAACCAGTCAACTCGACACGTTCATGAATGCCTTGCTCGCGCAAAGTGAGTCATTATCAGGTCTGACACGTCATCAAGTCGGACA contains:
- a CDS encoding methyl-accepting chemotaxis protein, with translation MVSALEQQSTKILSRLIATLITIAHPLIFVFAQMNYVPISVFYQFLVGGLILTVALLVGNRLLGHRPSGKYVQVTLTYLVLALVLTTLPSLSIWTIAYLYLTISIVYLIPRLVVLAGIFGLLEMALFTANGTIVFTNTFDLIVAYVIYLMIFSAAVFVAVFGRNVMLAVRQEQERSEAYAATSQVALEQTAATATEVTTFTEEMSETVDAAKDSFSQVDLAMQQLASEAAGSVQAIREIRQLNEQQVNRMQEVTVSVDRALERSSSSRTTAEQSRQTIGLAGQSLQQLTTSMDESVTSFGQLAGRFQEIVAITSSINAIATQTNLLSLNASIEAARAGEFGKGFTVVAQEIRNLSSQTAEASKEINTIIERVEQDVTQTGNSIHASTTLLREQEERMAESQLALQTIETNTTEVVGSIQSAQTQFATMTSSLTAITTATSQLDTFMNALLAQSESLSGLTRHQVGQVMELQQAIHALNETASTLQQTNR